The Gossypium raimondii isolate GPD5lz chromosome 2, ASM2569854v1, whole genome shotgun sequence genome segment GATTAAgtcgtttatttatttattttagttaattaaattatctttttaatctattttatgatttattataatataagaattaattACTACTACTTggacttattattgtaaaaatatttccataatttactCTATCtccccttgggtacgatcctcagaatactttCAAGTATTTCATTTTactaactatattacaattcaatccatGCACTTGCGGACACCGCCGTTctaattcttatatattttttgtgttatattttattactctaaacgataactcatttataggcgataaaaatttaaaatactaattcaTCTCTCTCTTGATATTTTCGAACCTAACAAAAATAATACTCTtgatttttatagattatttTAGTTCTGTCAATTATAACactaaacaattttttaaaaaattgtgctgccaaatattattgatttaaacaaagtattgaataataaaaataaaaacttaactttatttactttatattaattattaacttagctttaaaaattaaaaaaattaaaattttttaatattctctaTTCCGTTTTATAGTTCATGTTCAAGGTATATAGCTCACTCCCAAAATATCCTCTTCAATGTATGAATTTGTTTTGTTCTCATTGAGAatgcaaaataatttatcaCAACACTTAATACTTATTGATAAATATACTAAAGGTTTTAGttacttttatattaatttttatatttagtttaattaattttaaagttcaataaattaattaaaattaccttaaaataaattatttaaaattttatatttaaaatgtcttaattttaacataaattaatataatttgaagtttatttttagatatttataaatttaaaattaaaatgctgAGGTGTTCGATTTCGTTGACTGAAAAGTTTAAACCGGTATCTTAATTAAAGTACAAATACATGGGCCAAACAGCCCAGAAAAGTGAAGCCGAAAGCCCACCAAAGTGTGCTGTAAACGTTCTCCTTACTCGCTGATTCTCTTCTCTTATTCTGTTTTTTGCAGACTAAACGCGTCCCCATTTTTTCACCTTGAAAATCCTTCAAAACAATGCGTTTATCTTCAAAGCAAACGGTCTATTGTTTCACGAAATCAAGGCTCTCTCGTCTCAAATCGGCTTCCCTTTGTACATCAGCTTCACATGACGACGAAGCCGTGGAAATCGCTTCTATCCTCAGTAAGAATGACTGGAAACGACTTCTTGAAACATCATCAGAATTGACAAGCAAGCTGAACCCAGACATGGTTCACTCCGTTCTTCTCCAAAACTCGGTTCATGATCCCGAACGCCTCTTCAGTTTCTTCAACTGGGCAAGTCACCGATCCCCGAACCCTCAAAATTtggattctttttcttttctagcaGTTACTTTATGTAATTCGAAGATGTTTCGTAAAGCCAATATTGTTTTAGACAGCATGGTTAGGACTAGGAGGCCCGTTCAGGCCATTTTGGGTTCAATTATTAGGTGCTGGAAGGGCTATGAAGAGAATTATGTCGGGGTTTTCGAGATTTTGATTGGTTGttataagaaaatgggttcTTGGAACGATGctgtttatgtttttttgggTGCTAAAAAAGTTGGGGTTTTGCCTGGTTTGGTTTGTTGTAATAACTTTTTAGGTGATTTGCTTAAGGTAAATAAGTTGGATTTGTTTTGGAAGGTTTTCAATGGGATGATAGATGCTAAATTGGTGCCTGATGTTTATACTTTTACCAGTGTGATTAATGCTCATTGTCGAGTTGGGGATATTGAGAAGGCAAAAAGGGTGTTTATGGATATGGAGGAGAAGGGATGTAGTCCTGGTTTGGTTACTTATAATGTTATGATTGGTGGACTGTGTAAAGCTGGTGCTGTTGATGAAGCATTGAAGTTGAAAAACTCCATGAGCCGGAAGGGTTTCAACCCTGATGCATATACTTACAATACGGTTATTGATGGGTTTTGTAGGCATAACAGATTTCAGGAAGCGAAATTGATGATGGAGGAAATGCGTTGTGCAGGCTTAAATCCTAACCATTTTGCGTACACAGCTTTGATTGATGGGTTCATGAAACGGGGGAGCATGGCCGAGGCTTTCCAAGTCAAGGATGAGATGGTTGCTTGTGGAATTAAACCGAATGTGTTCACGTATAATGTGCTTATTCGTGGGGCTTCTAAGGCTGGTGACTTGGAGAAAGGAAAAGCTCTGTTCGATGAGATGGTTTTGATTGGCATCGGACCTGATGATCAAACATTTAGTCTTATGATTGAGAGTTATTGTCTACAAGGGAATTTTCTCAAGGCCCATGAATTGTTTGAAGAGATGAAGGAACACAAGTTTACACCCACGATGTACACTTATAATGGTATGATTAGTGGATTATGTCACTGTGGAGATCTTGGTCGAGCTAATTATGTTTTTGAGGCAATGATTAAGGTAGGGTTGAAGCCCAACGTTGTTATGTATACAAATCTGATAAAAGGTCATATTCAGAAAAGTAGATTCGAGGAAGCAAGAAAGATTCTCAATAGAATGATGGAGAATGGACAAATGGCTGATATCTTTTGTTGCAATACTCTTTTAAGTGGCTTATGTAAGGCCCAAAAGATGGACGAAGCAAGAAGCTTCTTAGTCGAAATGGTTGACAGGGGGTTGAAGCCTAATGGAATTACCTATCGGACTTTAATCCATGGATATGCTAAGGCCGGGGAAATGGAGGCAGTAGAAAGGTGTTTCGGAGAGATGCATAGTTATGGTATAGCTCCTAATAATGCTATCTATACTATATTGATTAATAGCCTTTGCAAAGTGGGAAATGTAACTGAGGCTCTGTCGACATTTAGGCGCATGTCTGAAAAAGGTGTGCTCCCGGATGTAAAGACTTACACTGCGCTCATCCACGGCCTTGCGGCAAATGGTAGAATTAATGATGCAATGCAACTGTTCTCTCAACTCGATGAAAAGGGTATAGTGCCTGATGTATTCACTTATACTTCTCTCATTTCTGTCTTTTCTAAGCTTGGTGATATGGAGGCTGCTCTCAACCTTCATGATAAGATGTGTCAAAAGGGCATTGCTCCTAATATTGTTACATATAACGCAATAATTGATGGTCTGTGTAAGTTAGGTGACACTGAGAAAGCTAGGAGGGTGTTTAATGAAATCTCACAGAGAGGCTTGGCACCTAATGTCAAGAGTTATTCTATAATTATAGATGGATATTGCAAATCTGGAAATTTAACTCAGGCATTTCAGTTACTGGATAAAATGCCTTCAAAGGGTGTTCCACCTGATAGTTTTACTTATTGTGCCCTTATTGACGGATGCTGTAAAGGAGGAGAATTGGACAAGGCACACTCTTTGTTTTCTGAAATGGTGCAGAAGGGCTTTGATCTCACCTCTTCTTTCAATGCATTGATCAATGGGTTATGCAAGTCGGGGAAACCAAATGAAGCTAAGAGGCTGTTAGAAGACATGGCCAGTAATTGTATTACACCAAACCATATAACCTATACAATCCTAATTGATTATAACTGCAAGGCAGGAAGGATGGAAGAAGCCGAAATTCTCTTTTTGGAGATGCAAAGGAGGAATCTGGTTCCAAATATTGTAACTTACAGCTCGCTTTTACATGGTTACTACAGATTAGGGAGGAAAGCAGAGATGTTTGATCTTTTCAAATCCATGGCTGCAAAAGGGGTTGAACCTGATGAAATTATTTATCGTCTTATTGCAAATGCTTACTTGGAAGAAAATAGTTTGATTGGAATGTTGAAGCTGTTGGACGAAATACTAGTGAAGGATGTTGTGTTCGATAAAAATCCCGCTTTTCTGCTGCTGGACGCTGTATGCAAAAGAGAGGAGTTTTCAGAAGTTCCAAAGTCACTTGAAGAAATGGCAGAACAAGGACTTAAGCTCAGTCCAATTACATGTCACAAGCTTGTTCATGGTTTTCATGATAAGGGAAATCCGGAGAAAGCAGAATATATTCTTGAGAGCTTGGTCTGGTTCGGATGGATTCCAAACACCACCACTGTGAATAGCATTATTGATAAAGAAAATGATGTTGCAAACTTGGAGAGCCCTAGCAATTCTCCCAAGCAAACAACATGCGGAGTTGCTTGTCAAGTGTAAAACTACGGGAGAAAAAGTTAGACCATCTGTTCTTTCTTTGCACTTCAGTTAAAAACTTCCTGAATCACTAATGGAGCAGGCTCATGCTAGTGCTAGAGTAGACCAACTCAGCCAGGCTCAGAAATCATGGTGTTTTTGAAACCATCTGGAAACTTGTCGTGTTGGATGCTTCCTATCAAAGTGGAAGGTTCAGGTGAGCGGGACACTCGGAATGGTCAGTGATAGTAACTAACTTACATGTAAACGCTGAATAAGCAATGTAGGCGGCAGGAGTGGAAGTGTTTGTCACATTGTTTAGGCCTCAAAGGTCTGTATTATTAGTATTAGTTTTCATTCTTCTTAGCTGTTGGATAATTTATACCTTCATCGTCAATTACAAGCAAGCTTTTGTCTCTCAATATGACATTAATACTTTTAGCTTCTTATTCCCTGTAATAAATATGAGACTACGACAAAAACACAAGGTTAATAAATACGAATGTAGTATAATTGAACACGACTGAATATGTCGCAATACATTTAAATGCACttgtttttgtatttaagattttgatattacattatattttatcactctctctcgaaaaagaaaaatgaccaTTCtcttataaaacttataatacaTTTAAATGCATGAGCTATCCAatcctcaaataaaatttatatatatatatataagaaataaatagaacctaaaaatataagctattaaaacaGAGTATCCAAAGGAACTACCAAGATGGTGGTGGGAATTGCATATAGTCGTATACTTGAAGAAAGCTATGAATTATGATGCGGTTTCACATGGGGTAAGCCAAACTTTCAACTTTGTATGCTAAAAGCCCTAATGTATGGTTGATTTCTTCCATTCAGGGTCTTTGACGTTCCCTTCTGGGGTTGTGATATACTATACTATCATTCTGTTAAGAATGGCAAAACCTCATGATCATCGACACCTGATGCTAATGCAAGCTGAAGAGGAGTGTGACCTTCTCCGTCTACAGCATGTGGATCTGCTCCCCTGCAATTCAGTTGCATTCATAGTAGTGGGAAAGATAACCAGTGTAAGCGAAATTATATCTGTCCAAAAAGGATAACATACCCCAAAATCGGAAacttatgaaaattatgaaaaacaaaaaagtaagaaaatgaaaaagtcaCCTTGTAAGAAGCAATTTTGCTATTGCAAAATTCCTGCCAATGACACAAATATGGAGTGGCATCCGACCTCTTGAATCGGACGCATTTATATTTGCTCCATACTGAAGCAGCAGCTCCACCATGCAGATATCGGTGGTTAAGCAGGCAAGATGCAGTAGTGAACAACTGTCGGAATGCTCCTTCTCGATCTGATCTTCGCTTTTATTTAACGAGTTCAAAGATCTTGATGAGGGGTCCAGAGAGTCAACTGCAAAGCAATCAAAGTTGTAATTAAAGGatttctttggtttttcccATTACATACATTAATCTGGAGTTGTGGACAGAGGGGGAGGATGTACAATACGATGCATGACCATAAATAGTATTCACATCAGCCCCATAGCAAACAATGTAGCGGTATACAGCCCTTGGGTCATTAGAACGAACACTTTCCCACACCTCTTCTGCTACAGAGTGGAGACGCTGTTTGTCTGTTATCTTAGGAACAAAAGCTTTCTCTGCATACTGAAATAATCGGAAACCATCAACTCTACATCCGTCGGAAAAACTAGATAATTCGGGGCAATACCTTTGCATGAATGAACAACTCCTTCACTGAAATGGGGTCATCGTGAGTAGGTTTCATTTTCACAAGTTGCTTATGTCCTTCAGAGTTGGAAGAACTACAAGAAGAAGTAAAAAGGTTCATCATAGGAAGAGTTCTCCCATCAAATCAAATAGTCTGACTTACCCCGCAGGTATAACAGTTCTTGTAGGTCCCGAGTGCAACAACTCCTCCCAGATTGAGTTCACATAGATATTTCCCAGTGATTGAAACAAATCCAACACAGACGGTTCCCACACTTTAACATCAAGTGTCAGTGATCTTACCTGGGTAAAAGGTTATATAAAAGCTGCATGACTAGGCAATTAAACATACATACAGCAAATAATGGTTGCATGAGTATAACATAAAAATGATAACAAGTCCAACTCCTGAAGAATTCCGAgggaaaacaaaatatttcaagtCCTTGGACCGAGTAAAATTTGTTCTACAGACAAACTAGATAACATGGTTAAAACAGTAGTTTGTTCCTGTTGTTTACATCTGCCTAACAGTATAACATAAAAATGATAACAAGTCCAACTCCTGAAGAATTCCGAgggaaaacaaaatatttcaagtCCTTGGACCGAGTAAAATTTGTTCTACAGACAAATTAGATAACATGGTTAAAACAGTAGTCTCTGTTCCTGTTGTTTACATCTGCCTAACTTACGCAACCAAATATATAATGCTCTACAAATATTCCCTGATCCCTAAATTTCTTCAAGGAATGTGTGTTTGTTTTAGGTTGAgtacaaagttaacaaatgggCCAAACCAAAATGTATGTCCAAGAGACGCATGGTAACGACAAATAAAGTGTTTACATTACACACTTTGTTATCCtaactttcataatttttaattttaggtgtcaaaataaaaagaaattatcactcatttcttttttcagaattaattttattttttaaaattgatttcatttacgaaaattgaattattcaacTGTAGAAACTTAAAATTTCTCCTATAACTCAATTTCTTGCAAAAATTCAAAGTTTTCCTTTCCTTTAAAAACCCATGGTTCCTTTTTACTggaaaaaacttaaatttatcataaaaaggACAACATTAAaggaaattagaaaataaaataactctcttgtaaaaactaaaatttttctataaaatctaaataattccatgtaaaacatcaaattattccacaaaaaataaaattaattctacaaaggaaaaataaaagaaattaaaaagataaaatagattttccaagtaaaaatttaagtttttcccCATAAGACCCAagtttaattctaaaaaattaaggaaattttaaaaataccaaaataaaaacttactaaagagttaagtgactaaaatactGTATAATAACATTGCCTAACCCCAAATTAATGGcaagtgatcaaaatgaaaatgaaaatgatttgtaACAATGGTGCCCTTTGtgcaatttttaatttttcgtcaCCCAAAATAAAAGCTTGTAAAAGTTGGTTACCAATGGGTACTTTACCCGAATAGAAAAGCTAAAACAAGATACTTCTCTCAGCTTCCCTATAGGTGTAAGGCATGCTTAGTTTCGTTCCTTAGCTCTTATTTTCCAGTCCTGTTAAAAAGTTTCAAAAGCTCAACAACAGTATGCCACTGTGGAATTTTCTTAACATTCCTATGTAAACATTCATTAACGGGATACAAAGTCTTTTCAGTTATTCCTATACTTCAGTCTCAACTATGGGATTCTCAACATCAAAACATGTTAACAGCTTCATCGTTGACCACTAGTATACATACCTGTGTAAACATTCATTCCatcactctaatttttttctaatcttTTTACTTACATTTTCTACATGGTGTCAGAGCCTTCTCTTCAAACCCTAGAAATAAGAGTTTTTTGGTACTTACTATCTTAGCCTCTGTTTCTTCTCCACCGCCCTTAGAAGTGTCGGAACACCATCCCCGACGAACCCCTAAAGTTTGGTGTCTATCAAGCCTGCCCATGAGTCTCACACACCACCAATAGTATTTTGCGCTATCTTTCACACGTCGGAGCATGGCGCCCACCTCGTCAAAATTCTGACTTCTGCTTGCTTTTACCAGTCTTGTAGCCATATTTTCTACAACCCTTTACTCCATTGAGCCCAAGTAGTGTTGATTCAAAAGTCACcttttttaactaatatattTGGCTACTGTAAGTATCTTATTAAAAGAACTTTTGTGTTTGAATTTCAAATCTTTTAGAATGGCAGAATAGAAAATTGTTGCAATTAGTTCAGATAATCCCTACAACCTTCTAGCTTACACTAAGATgttttttcaaatgaaattcaGAATCTCAAGCATCTTCTGTCCCAAATTGATTCCAATGCAACATCTAATTTTGTGAAGTCAAGTAATGCATTTAATGCGTATCTAATTAACAAAATGCCTCTCAAAAGCTCTTCATTTCAAGAGTCTCTTAGAAGTTTTAGACGGGAAAAGAGATTATACAGCTCCTCCAAAAGTATTTGGATGTATTTGTTTTGTTCATACTGAGAGTGTTGGAAAGTTGGATCCACAGTcctttaaatgcatatttattgGGTGTTCTCCTATagaaaaaaggttaaaagtgTTATCATCCTCCATCCAGAAGGTATTTATGAACATTGctttcaaagaaaatgaatcttaTTTTGGCACAATCCAATCACCTCTTCGGGAGAGAATGGAAGAGAAGGGATGATGACTATGCCTAGTTCTGTTACATTGGAAGATTTTATTCGAAGAAAAGATCCTATTCAAGGGGAGACTATTGGGGGCTTGGATAAACCGGATTTAAGAACTTACTCAAAAGAGGAGTATGGCATAAGAAGCCATCTTGCATCCTACTCAGTACCAAAAATCTTATTTTCCTAGTGAGTCATTTTATGATCCCAATTCAACTAGTGATTTAGATTTATCCATTGCTCAAAGAAAAGGTGTCAAGATTTGAGCTAAACCTTCtatatctaattttattaattatgattCCTCGAGTCTTTCTATAGAGCCTTTGTCTTAtccttatatttatttgtgtctATTCCAAAAGATTAGCAGGAAGCTTTCAATGATCCAAGATGGAAATGAGGGCTTTAGCAAAGAACGAGACTTGAGAACTAGTTATTTCTCCGCTAGGAAACTAACTGGCTGGTTGCAGCGGGTGATTACTGTGAAACACAAGGCTGATGGTTCGATTGAAAGGTTCAAAACTAAACTGGTAGGTAAGTGTTTCACTCAATCTTATGAAGTGGACTATCAAGAGATATTTGCCCTTATCACCAAGATGAACATCATCAGAATCTTGCTATCTTATGCAACCAACCTTGATTGGGACTTGTAATAGTTTGATAtgaaaaatgcagtttttacatgGAGACTTAAAAGAAGAGGTTTATATGGAGATCCCTTCAAGTTTTGACGATGAAAAGACACAAGGAAAAGTATATAGATTGAACAAAGCCTTGTATGCGTTGAAGCAATCTCCTAGAGCATGGTTTGACAAATTCAGTAAAACCACGATTACTTTTAGCTATCAATAGAGCAATGCTAATCATATACTCTTCATAAGACATTACAAGGGTAAGATTAGGGGATGACAAAGAGGAGATGACTCAATTAAAGAGGCTGTTggttcaagaaattgaaatcaAGACCTTCAGAAGCTgaaatattttctgaaaattgaAGTTGCCAGATAAAAAAAAGGGGATTTTCGTTTCTCAAaggaaatatatttagatcttttgaaaaaaatcgaTATGATAGGTTGCAAACCGAAAGAGTCACTGACTGAAAGCAATCATAAGCTGCAAGCAAAGATTGGAGTGTTGGTGGATAAAGAAAGATATCAAAGATTGGTAGGCagattaatttagtaagttaatttatttatgatcctcaaaactaacaaaattgtAATACCCAAGGGGGAATTAAATTTGCCAAGAAAAGACAAATTATACTTATATTGTAACAAGAAGTCTGCCATCAGCGTACTCAAAATTCAATGCAACATGATCGAACGAAACACGAATAGATCAATCGGCACTCCACCAAAGAAAAATTAACAATTGGTGTCTTGAGTTTAGTTCATGTGGTATCTGATGAGCAGTTAGTTGAGGTGTTCAGTAAATGATTAAACAATAGGACTCTCATAATTTGGTTTGCAAATTGGGCATGTGTGATATCCATGCACCGACTCGGGGAGTGTTGGCAGCTTCATAGTTGACCAAACAGTGGACAAATTGACAGCTTAGCAACATTATACGAATTACATGATTATAGGAATCATATCACTGATTTTGTGggatttttctattatttactTGCATTTCTTCCTTAGACTTGTACCTCTAGTATAAATACTTATGTAAACATTCATTCCAATACACAAGTGAGAAGTAATTCActctaaaattttctatctaaTTACTTCTCTTTTCTACAAAACATTTTGAGGGTTTGAGTCAAAAGTAACTATTTTCacatagaaagaaaaagaaagctaCTTCAGCTATTTAGATCCTTCTATATTTTAAAGGTCCAATCGCCCAAACAAAAgctttttcaagaaaatattgaACATCTGCCAATAGCATTTCTTAGAAAGACATAAGGTTCCCAGAGCAAATTTATGCGGCATACCTTTGATATATGTACACCAAGATTGCGGTGAACTCCGGAACATTCAATGCATATAAGTAGACCAAGGTTTAAAGATGCCCAGTCTGGCTCAGGTGCACCACAATCAGCACATTTATGATTCCCGGCTACTTTTCTTAAGATATCAATTGGCTTTTCACTCTTTCCGCAATATTCTTGATGCTGCGAACTTCTAGGTATGTCTAAAAGACTTCCAGGTGAGAGATTCTTACATTTATACTGTCCAATTGACATCGGATAACCATCAGGGTACCCTACTAGTGAACTGTTATCACTAGTAAAGTAATCACCACTTCCCGCGCGGAAAGCAGAAAGACACTGACATAAACGTTGCATGGAGAAAGAAATCAGAGGATACGTAGTGAGGAATACTTGATTAATGCCTCCTTTTCACAATCCAAGAGAATaaacttttaagaaaattaaacaaatatgcatctcattttgttttttggctgaggaagaagaaagattGCACAGTTCAATGCTTTTTCCCACATTTTGTTTAGGGGAAAATTTAGTCAATTACCTTCTCAGGTGTTTGGGAACTCAGTAAGGAAGTAATCACTCCAGTTATTTTTTCAATCCAATCCCTTTGGTCTAGTGCATTTTCTGCCTGCATTGGCAAGTGAATTCTTTCAGCAATTTATTgctaatttaatcatttccacACTTAATAACCACAAAACATTACCAAGAAATAAATTCTAGTCAGAAATGAAAGCATTGGTTATGCATTTACCACAAAATTGAAATGTTGAACAAATACCTGcaatgtatatatttttgttgGTGAGATAATTCTGaaacaaaacattaaatctGTTTGATCTGCGTCAAACTTGATTGTTGATGTCAACAAGTTTACTGTATGGCGGGTAACAGATTTTTCATCAGGTACAGCACTATGGTTATGAGAAGAAAGCCATCGGCTCAGCAGCCCAGGACCATTTTCAGAACTACTCCTTTGAATAGTAGACGGACTTCCAGCTGCCTGAATGAGTACAATTTAGTATGGGAAAATTTTACGGCCCATATTATTATTGTAGGTGAGCTTTCATTTAGGGGCTTACAGAAGACCAGGCAAATGGTTTACGATAGTAGTACAGCATCCCTCTACTATCGAGAACAAAAAACCTTCTCTTCCAATCACCTCTTAGGTTTGAAGAACGTTTTGAAAGATAACCTTGTCGTATGGTTTGAACCTGAGTAAAAAGTAGTATAAAAGAATGAAATGCAAagaaactcttttaaaaatacaaaatcatttaaattaaaactaagataaAGATTATCTAAGAGAACCATGCAAAAGGACATCACCTTTCCCTTCGCAGCAGATTCCATAACTGCCTCAATAACTTTTTGGGATCCCCTTGTAAAAGGTTGCATTCCATCGGCTACAGGAAGACCAGCATTGCTTAACTGTTTACTTTCTCGATCTATCTGCCTAATATGTTCTTGCATCCTTTCACATAGAGATTCTTGCTCATAGTTCGAACATTCCCTAGACTGTTGTGCGTAAGCTAAGACCTGCAACCCAGAAGCACTAGTATCAGAAGTTCGAGAGATGTAGAAATGGCTTCTTTTCTCATTCCAAGTTTCCCAAGGAATTGCTTGCTTATGGGAACTCTGTTGGACTCCACAAATCAGTAAAGGAACTGGATTCAGATGTAGAAATGGAGGGAAAATAAAACTGATTCTCTTGAGGCAAAGTTTTTTCTCTTTACTAGTGGGAAAAAGGTTTGTCAAAGCAGTGTTTGTGGAGAAAATGTGATTCAGGCTTATGACTTCCATCTACTTGGACTGACCCAAGATACTGTGCTAGTGATTTCCACCAGAATAACAGTATCATCCCTCATggtatcaattaaaaaatagatttaagaaTTTTGAGTCATTATCAAATACTAATGTGGACTAGTGTCATTTGCTTTTTGCAGTAAAGTAGATAAGAAAGATCATATCTGAGCTCTTATCATACCTTTTTCTCAAGTAGAAATCAATCTGACTGTAGCAAGTAGCTGGCAATGACAAAACTTGTATTATAGCTCCATTAATACGTCATGGGCTCCTAATTTAGCATTTTAGTCCAGTGAAGTTTGTTTTGTATTCTCGTATCGAGAATAAAGTCAACTATATTCTCAATATTAGGATGATTGTTTAGTTTTATTACCTTTGGTCACCACAGACACTGGCAACAAAAGTTTTGCTTCAATTAACGATACATGCATAAGCTGGATAAGAAGAATTTCAACCCTATGGTTTGAGGGCACTAATTTTTTGCACCCCTCTAATTTTTGCTATGGCTTGATGAAATATTTGGCTTTCTCTGCGAGCTACAAAGTAATAACCTTCATCTCTAGAAGAGGTTTGTTGGTAGATTCTTTCAAAGGTTCAATTTGTAAGGAAAGCAATGTAAGAAAAAGTTAATAGCATGTCTCAGTTACTTTTTGTAGTTACGCAAGTTTTGGCAGCTAGTTTTAGCAGCTTCGTTCAAcctcttttctattttaaacaaattatagACTGGATGAAAGAATCTTAAGACCTTTAGCATGTTAAAAGGTATTGAAAATTAATGTTTCGTTTCATCTTATAGGAGGAAAAGTTAAGATGACGAACCTGATTAATGAAAGGTTCCATCTTATGTAAGAGTTCATATCCCTGCAAGGAACAAGGGTTCAGAAGTTgaacatatttaaaagataCCAACTGTAACAGGAAAACAAGTTGTCATCATTTGAAATGTTCCACACCTGTTTGAAGAACCGTAGGTGAGCATCCATCATCCCACTAACAGCCTCCAAaaattcaaatctctttttgGCTTCAAACTTGGAGAGAGTACTAACCTGGACACAGAACATGCACATTTGAAGCTTCAAGTAAACgaatataaaaaagaacaagCACTTGTTGGCAAAAGTAACTTACCAGATTGAAGCGGGCTAGCTCAAATGAG includes the following:
- the LOC105788638 gene encoding pentatricopeptide repeat-containing protein At5g61990, mitochondrial translates to MRLSSKQTVYCFTKSRLSRLKSASLCTSASHDDEAVEIASILSKNDWKRLLETSSELTSKLNPDMVHSVLLQNSVHDPERLFSFFNWASHRSPNPQNLDSFSFLAVTLCNSKMFRKANIVLDSMVRTRRPVQAILGSIIRCWKGYEENYVGVFEILIGCYKKMGSWNDAVYVFLGAKKVGVLPGLVCCNNFLGDLLKVNKLDLFWKVFNGMIDAKLVPDVYTFTSVINAHCRVGDIEKAKRVFMDMEEKGCSPGLVTYNVMIGGLCKAGAVDEALKLKNSMSRKGFNPDAYTYNTVIDGFCRHNRFQEAKLMMEEMRCAGLNPNHFAYTALIDGFMKRGSMAEAFQVKDEMVACGIKPNVFTYNVLIRGASKAGDLEKGKALFDEMVLIGIGPDDQTFSLMIESYCLQGNFLKAHELFEEMKEHKFTPTMYTYNGMISGLCHCGDLGRANYVFEAMIKVGLKPNVVMYTNLIKGHIQKSRFEEARKILNRMMENGQMADIFCCNTLLSGLCKAQKMDEARSFLVEMVDRGLKPNGITYRTLIHGYAKAGEMEAVERCFGEMHSYGIAPNNAIYTILINSLCKVGNVTEALSTFRRMSEKGVLPDVKTYTALIHGLAANGRINDAMQLFSQLDEKGIVPDVFTYTSLISVFSKLGDMEAALNLHDKMCQKGIAPNIVTYNAIIDGLCKLGDTEKARRVFNEISQRGLAPNVKSYSIIIDGYCKSGNLTQAFQLLDKMPSKGVPPDSFTYCALIDGCCKGGELDKAHSLFSEMVQKGFDLTSSFNALINGLCKSGKPNEAKRLLEDMASNCITPNHITYTILIDYNCKAGRMEEAEILFLEMQRRNLVPNIVTYSSLLHGYYRLGRKAEMFDLFKSMAAKGVEPDEIIYRLIANAYLEENSLIGMLKLLDEILVKDVVFDKNPAFLLLDAVCKREEFSEVPKSLEEMAEQGLKLSPITCHKLVHGFHDKGNPEKAEYILESLVWFGWIPNTTTVNSIIDKENDVANLESPSNSPKQTTCGVACQV
- the LOC105788639 gene encoding ADP-ribosylation factor GTPase-activating protein AGD1 — protein: MRGRCLKFYKGCRKYTEGLVEGYAGDLAFVNALETFGGEQNDPICVAFGGPVMTNFTVALREIASYKEVLRSQIEHMLNDRLLQFVNIDLQDIKDARKPFDKASLTYDQAREKFLSLRKSTRTDIAAAIEEELHTAKTSFELARFNLVSTLSKFEAKKRFEFLEAVSGMMDAHLRFFKQGYELLHKMEPFINQVLAYAQQSRECSNYEQESLCERMQEHIRQIDRESKQLSNAGLPVADGMQPFTRGSQKVIEAVMESAAKGKVQTIRQGYLSKRSSNLRGDWKRRFFVLDSRGMLYYYRKPFAWSSAAGSPSTIQRSSSENGPGLLSRWLSSHNHSAVPDEKSVTRHTVNLLTSTIKFDADQTDLMFCFRIISPTKIYTLQAENALDQRDWIEKITGVITSLLSSQTPEKCLSAFRAGSGDYFTSDNSSLVGYPDGYPMSIGQYKCKNLSPGSLLDIPRSSQHQEYCGKSEKPIDILRKVAGNHKCADCGAPEPDWASLNLGLLICIECSGVHRNLGVHISKVRSLTLDVKVWEPSVLDLFQSLGNIYVNSIWEELLHSGPTRTVIPAGSSNSEGHKQLVKMKPTHDDPISVKELFIHAKYAEKAFVPKITDKQRLHSVAEEVWESVRSNDPRAVYRYIVCYGADVNTIYGHASYFDSLDPSSRSLNSLNKSEDQIEKEHSDSCSLLHLACLTTDICMVELLLQYGANINASDSRGRMPLHICVIGRNFAIAKLLLTRGADPHAVDGEGHTPLQLALASGVDDHEVLPFLTE